One Candidatus Polarisedimenticolia bacterium genomic window carries:
- the grxD gene encoding Grx4 family monothiol glutaredoxin, translating to MSDPILDDIKKLIEGNRIALFMKGTPEMPRCGFSAGVVEVLRRHNAPFAAMDILPDPRIRQVLSAYSNWPTVPQLFIDGKLIGGCDIVREMEAKGELKPLIDSALKS from the coding sequence GTGTCCGACCCGATTCTGGACGACATCAAGAAGCTGATCGAAGGAAACCGCATCGCCCTGTTCATGAAGGGGACCCCCGAGATGCCGCGCTGCGGCTTCTCCGCCGGAGTCGTCGAGGTGCTACGCCGGCACAATGCCCCCTTCGCCGCCATGGACATCCTGCCGGATCCGCGCATCCGCCAGGTCCTGTCGGCCTACTCGAACTGGCCGACGGTCCCGCAGCTGTTCATCGACGGCAAGCTGATCGGCGGCTGCGACATCGTGCGCGAGATGGAGGCCAAGGGCGAGCTGAAGCCGCTCATCGACTCCGCGCTCAAGAGCTGA
- a CDS encoding BolA/IbaG family iron-sulfur metabolism protein has translation MITPQEVEAILAAALPGAQIRVMDTTGTGDHFQATIVAEQFRGKSLVEQHRMVYEPLKDLMARNVIHALSLKTSAPG, from the coding sequence ATGATCACCCCGCAGGAAGTCGAGGCGATTCTGGCGGCGGCCCTCCCCGGGGCGCAGATCCGGGTGATGGACACGACCGGGACGGGAGACCATTTCCAGGCTACCATCGTGGCGGAGCAGTTCCGTGGGAAGTCGCTGGTGGAGCAGCACCGGATGGTCTACGAGCCGCTCAAGGACCTGATGGCGCGCAACGTGATTCACGCCCTGTCGCTGAAGACGTCGGCGCCGGGATAG
- a CDS encoding Glu/Leu/Phe/Val dehydrogenase, giving the protein MATVTESLNAFEIAQKQFDTAADHLKLEKGLRKVLRTPKRQLIVSIPTRMDDGSLNVFEGYRVQHNVARGPGKGGIRYHPAVTLDEVKALASWMTWKCATVAIPFGGAKGGVICNPKEMSQGELERMTRRFTSEISIIIGPEQDIPAPDVYTNSQTMAWIMDTYSMTRGQTALGVVTGKPLSIGGSEGRNEATARGCQFVIREAAKLLKLPVKGARVVVQGAGNAGSIVARLLHADGAKVIAMSDSCGGIRNTTGLDPVKVIAHKEKAGSVQGYPEADNITNAQLLETECEILVPAALENQITLENVGRIKAKIVAEAANGPTTPGADDVLYKNGIFLIPDILANAGGVTVSYFEWVQGLYSFFWDEGEVNRHLERKMTQSFHEVHTVASQYKVHMRTAAYILAVGRVAEATRVRGIYP; this is encoded by the coding sequence ATGGCCACGGTGACGGAATCACTGAATGCATTCGAGATCGCCCAGAAGCAATTCGACACGGCCGCCGATCACCTGAAGCTCGAGAAGGGGCTGCGCAAGGTCCTGCGGACCCCCAAGCGACAGCTGATCGTCTCCATCCCCACGAGGATGGATGACGGCAGCCTCAACGTCTTCGAAGGGTACCGGGTACAGCACAACGTCGCGCGCGGCCCCGGCAAGGGCGGCATCCGTTACCATCCGGCCGTCACGCTGGACGAGGTGAAGGCGCTGGCTTCCTGGATGACCTGGAAGTGCGCCACGGTGGCCATCCCCTTCGGCGGCGCCAAGGGCGGCGTGATCTGCAATCCGAAGGAGATGTCCCAGGGCGAGCTGGAGCGCATGACCCGCCGCTTCACCTCGGAGATTAGCATCATCATCGGACCCGAGCAGGACATCCCCGCCCCCGACGTCTACACCAACTCCCAGACGATGGCCTGGATCATGGATACCTACAGCATGACCCGCGGCCAGACGGCGCTGGGCGTGGTCACCGGAAAGCCGCTGTCGATCGGCGGCTCGGAAGGGCGCAACGAGGCGACCGCGCGCGGCTGCCAGTTCGTCATCCGCGAGGCGGCCAAGCTTCTCAAGCTTCCGGTGAAGGGGGCGCGGGTGGTGGTGCAGGGAGCGGGAAACGCCGGCAGTATCGTGGCGCGCCTGCTGCACGCCGATGGGGCGAAGGTCATCGCCATGTCCGACTCGTGCGGCGGCATCCGCAACACCACCGGGCTCGACCCGGTGAAGGTGATCGCGCACAAGGAGAAGGCGGGCAGCGTCCAGGGTTATCCCGAGGCAGACAACATCACCAACGCCCAGCTGCTGGAGACCGAGTGTGAAATCCTGGTGCCAGCGGCGCTGGAGAATCAGATCACGCTGGAAAACGTCGGCCGCATCAAGGCGAAGATCGTGGCCGAGGCGGCCAACGGCCCCACCACGCCGGGGGCCGACGACGTGCTGTACAAGAACGGCATCTTCCTGATTCCCGACATCCTGGCGAACGCCGGCGGGGTCACCGTCTCCTACTTCGAGTGGGTGCAGGGACTCTATTCGTTCTTCTGGGACGAGGGCGAGGTAAACCGGCACCTGGAGAGGAAGATGACGCAGTCGTTCCACGAGGTCCACACGGTCGCCTCGCAGTACAAGGTGCACATGCGGACCGCGGCCTACATCCTGGCCGTCGGGCGCGTCGCCGAGGCGACCCGGGTGCGCGGAATCTATCCCTGA